Proteins encoded in a region of the Macrobrachium nipponense isolate FS-2020 chromosome 39, ASM1510439v2, whole genome shotgun sequence genome:
- the LOC135210068 gene encoding DNA damage-inducible transcript 4 protein-like codes for MAHMKVLSPAPTSTLTDLLGPLPTEEDDFETWLEDPTERVTQATLRQRVEEEMALATDDGICLPPSLLDQVAEEVLHLSKDEPCGLRGCMLLVMWKSGDSDNQRQLITQVKADACTPTTHILVLTLQPDCSSWYNRMARMIRSLDKRERRQLVASPDYELKKRRLCNFEE; via the exons ATGGCACATATGAAAGTGCTGTCGCCAGCGCCCACGTCGACCTTAACTGATCTCCTTGGGCCTTTACCTACAGAGGAAG ATGACTTTGAAACCTGGCTGGAGGACCCGACGGAGCGCGTGACTCAGGCGACACTGAGGCAGAGAGTGGAGGAAGAGATGGCTCTTGCGACGGACGACGGCATCTgtctacctccctccctcctggACCAAGTGGCCGAAGAGGTTCTCCACCTGTCGAAGGACGAGCCCTGTGGACTCAG GGGCTGCATGCTATTAGTGATGTGGAAGAGCGGCGACTCCGACAACCAGCGCCAACTCATCACTCAGGTCAAAGCTGACGCCTGCACCCCCACCACCCACATTCTAGTTTTGACGCTGCAACCGGATTGCTCCTCGTGGTACAACAGGATGGCGAGAATGATCAG GTCattggacaagagagagagaagacagctGGTGGCGTCTCCCGATTACGAGCTCAAGAAGAGAAGATTATGCAACTTCGAAGAATGA